A stretch of Leucobacter aridicollis DNA encodes these proteins:
- a CDS encoding S24 family peptidase, with product MRSIILTLRTLSSIALVALAVPFLWAAASGDYYMTVTGVSMRPTYEVGDVLVVQAPAGDELATPGTPVVVSFAAGDTSDQYVHRVETVTEDGAILKGDGNDISDPLPVTQEQVLGTPRFALQGTWATLFRVSELWAVRLIVGAVFLIALFAPSRRRARQADPAAAVAVAAPVPAPAPNAEAAVRGTASAPRHSADLTPAGHAR from the coding sequence ATGCGAAGCATCATTCTGACCCTGCGAACGCTCTCGAGCATCGCGCTTGTGGCACTTGCGGTCCCGTTTCTCTGGGCGGCCGCCAGCGGCGACTACTACATGACCGTCACCGGAGTCTCGATGCGCCCCACCTACGAGGTGGGTGACGTTCTCGTCGTGCAGGCCCCCGCCGGCGACGAGCTTGCCACCCCAGGGACCCCGGTCGTCGTCTCGTTCGCTGCGGGCGACACGTCGGACCAGTACGTGCACCGGGTGGAGACTGTCACCGAGGACGGGGCGATCCTGAAGGGTGACGGTAACGACATCAGCGACCCGCTGCCGGTGACGCAGGAACAGGTGCTCGGCACGCCGCGGTTCGCGCTGCAGGGAACCTGGGCTACCCTCTTCCGGGTCTCGGAACTCTGGGCGGTCCGGCTCATTGTCGGCGCGGTCTTCCTTATCGCGCTGTTCGCGCCGAGCCGGCGCCGGGCACGCCAGGCGGATCCCGCCGCCGCGGTCGCGGTAGCGGCCCCGGTCCCAGCCCCAGCCCCGAACGCGGAGGCTGCGGTGCGCGGTACCGCGTCAGCGCCGCGACACAGCGCGGACCTCACCCCGGCAGGGCACGCGCGATGA
- a CDS encoding YdeI/OmpD-associated family protein: MSLTVTTTLEPFGPATAITLTEEQLAQLGGGKRAPVVVEIAGRNARLRVASMGGAYVIGISKANRAALGVEIGDTVTATITADTAERTVDVPTELASALAKRAGARSAFDALPYTQRKEHAAAVTGAKREETRARRIAAILDSLAPGSGS; this comes from the coding sequence ATGAGTCTCACCGTCACGACCACCCTCGAACCGTTTGGGCCAGCGACCGCGATCACGCTCACCGAGGAGCAGCTCGCGCAGCTCGGCGGCGGCAAGCGCGCCCCGGTCGTCGTCGAGATCGCCGGCCGTAACGCGCGCCTGCGCGTCGCCAGCATGGGCGGCGCGTACGTCATCGGGATCTCGAAGGCGAACCGTGCTGCCCTCGGCGTGGAGATCGGCGACACCGTGACCGCGACAATCACCGCCGACACTGCTGAGCGCACGGTGGACGTGCCAACCGAGTTGGCGTCAGCGCTCGCCAAGCGTGCCGGCGCCCGTTCGGCGTTCGACGCGCTCCCCTACACGCAGCGGAAGGAGCACGCGGCGGCGGTGACGGGCGCGAAGCGGGAGGAGACGCGGGCGCGCAGGATCGCGGCGATCCTTGACTCGCTTGCCCCCGGCTCCGGGAGTTAG
- a CDS encoding MFS transporter, whose protein sequence is MSETNRTVSGRLDALPFTRKHLRVLSGSGLGWALDAMDVGLISFIIAALTQHWGLTKGEGGLIASVGFLGMAIGASLGGLLADRIGRRQVFALTLLIYGLATGASALVGGLALLLIFRFLVGLGLGAELPVASTYVSEFAPARIRGRIIVILEAFWAVGWTASAIIGYFVVPASENGWRWAFVIGAVPAVYALVVRLGLPESPRWLASRGRIAEAEKIVADFEASPALGADAQTATQPAAQPATPPESAAAAAVTEAAGAHSGAQAGGGDRPVQPVRNRLAAIWAPEYRTRTAAIWAVWFCVNFAYYGAFIWIPSILVDAGFGLVRSFGFTLLITLAQLPGYAVAAWLIEKWGRRLTLSVFLVGSAASAIAFGTAETEGAIIAAGMALSFFNLGAWGALYAVTPEIYPTSLRGTGAGWAAGFGRIASIAAPLLVPVMLAAGGAGLTFTVFAVFFLVAAAAAWALVEFRGKALDED, encoded by the coding sequence GTGAGTGAGACCAATCGAACCGTTTCAGGGCGCCTCGACGCGCTGCCGTTTACCCGCAAGCACCTTCGCGTGCTCTCGGGGTCGGGGCTCGGTTGGGCGCTCGACGCGATGGACGTCGGCCTCATCTCCTTCATCATCGCCGCCCTCACCCAGCACTGGGGGCTGACTAAGGGCGAGGGCGGGCTCATCGCCTCCGTCGGATTCCTCGGCATGGCCATCGGCGCGAGCCTTGGCGGGCTCCTGGCCGACCGAATCGGCCGCAGGCAGGTCTTCGCCCTCACCCTCCTCATTTACGGCCTCGCGACGGGCGCAAGCGCGCTCGTTGGGGGGCTCGCGCTGCTGCTCATCTTCCGCTTCCTCGTCGGGCTCGGGCTCGGCGCCGAGCTTCCCGTGGCATCCACTTACGTGTCCGAGTTCGCCCCCGCACGCATTCGCGGCCGGATCATCGTGATCCTCGAGGCGTTTTGGGCAGTGGGCTGGACGGCGTCGGCGATCATTGGGTACTTCGTCGTCCCCGCCTCGGAGAACGGCTGGCGATGGGCCTTTGTCATCGGAGCGGTGCCGGCGGTCTACGCGCTCGTCGTCAGGCTCGGCCTTCCCGAGTCCCCGCGCTGGCTGGCCTCGCGCGGACGCATCGCCGAGGCGGAGAAGATCGTCGCCGACTTCGAGGCCTCGCCAGCGCTCGGAGCCGACGCGCAGACGGCAACCCAGCCGGCGGCGCAGCCGGCAACGCCGCCAGAGTCGGCTGCCGCAGCGGCGGTGACCGAGGCGGCCGGCGCGCACTCCGGCGCGCAGGCAGGCGGCGGTGATCGACCGGTCCAGCCAGTCCGCAACCGGCTCGCGGCGATCTGGGCGCCTGAGTACCGCACCCGCACCGCCGCGATTTGGGCCGTGTGGTTCTGCGTGAACTTCGCGTACTACGGTGCGTTCATCTGGATTCCGTCGATCCTCGTCGACGCGGGCTTCGGCCTCGTGCGCTCGTTCGGATTCACGCTGCTCATCACGCTCGCGCAGCTCCCGGGCTACGCTGTGGCGGCCTGGCTCATCGAGAAGTGGGGACGCCGGCTCACGCTGTCGGTGTTCCTCGTCGGTTCCGCAGCGTCAGCAATCGCCTTCGGCACCGCGGAAACGGAGGGGGCGATCATCGCCGCTGGCATGGCGCTGTCGTTCTTCAACCTCGGCGCCTGGGGTGCGCTGTACGCGGTCACCCCAGAGATCTACCCGACGTCCCTCCGCGGCACTGGCGCGGGGTGGGCCGCGGGATTCGGGCGCATCGCGTCGATCGCCGCTCCGCTCCTCGTCCCCGTGATGCTCGCTGCGGGCGGAGCCGGGCTCACGTTCACGGTGTTCGCCGTCTTCTTCCTCGTCGCCGCGGCCGCTGCCTGGGCGCTCGTAGAGTTCCGCGGCAAGGCACTCGACGAGGACTAA
- a CDS encoding UDP-phosphate alpha-N-acetyl-D-fucosaminephosphotransferase yields the protein MTATVGVLALVLSLALPFVVKPLLVKLGVMDVPNERSSHEKPVLRGLGLAVLIAVVVAEAVAVVDDFASYGGSFSWKMLLVILLGTLASGLLGLGEDLRGVSVPVRSALLLVIAASTSVALIWIVRGSFGTGPYFGWIASPGMPDSVPWVSLIPAWVLVPLAVYGVLFISSYINVANFMDGLNGISGLHGVIAGLAFAAAGYFWMGGGWLTIAGLVLAAGFAGFLPWNLTKPGAFLGDVGSYLLGGAVAVTSFAAFVAGVPVLAAIGPTIIYFGDVGTTLVKRVRAGHQWDEPHKEHAYQRLQQLGMSHLAASSINAAFTLAASLLGLASIFVAPVWWLALLVGGLALVVLYQLLPRLLAQKFAA from the coding sequence GTGACCGCGACTGTTGGCGTGCTCGCGCTCGTGCTCTCGCTCGCACTGCCGTTCGTGGTGAAACCGCTGCTCGTGAAGCTTGGCGTGATGGATGTCCCGAACGAACGCTCCTCGCACGAGAAGCCTGTGCTTCGCGGGCTCGGTCTCGCGGTGCTGATCGCGGTTGTTGTTGCGGAGGCCGTGGCCGTCGTCGACGACTTTGCGTCGTACGGCGGGAGCTTCTCGTGGAAGATGCTGCTCGTCATTCTGCTGGGTACGCTCGCTTCGGGGCTCCTGGGCCTCGGCGAAGACCTCAGGGGCGTGAGCGTGCCCGTGCGGAGCGCGCTGCTGCTCGTCATCGCGGCGTCGACCTCGGTCGCGCTGATCTGGATTGTGCGTGGCTCGTTCGGGACTGGCCCATACTTCGGCTGGATTGCTTCGCCGGGGATGCCCGACAGCGTGCCGTGGGTGAGCCTCATTCCGGCGTGGGTGCTCGTGCCGCTCGCGGTGTATGGCGTGCTGTTCATCTCGAGCTACATCAACGTCGCAAACTTCATGGACGGGCTCAACGGCATCAGCGGATTGCACGGCGTCATCGCTGGCCTCGCGTTTGCCGCGGCCGGCTACTTCTGGATGGGCGGGGGCTGGCTCACCATCGCAGGCCTCGTGCTCGCCGCAGGGTTCGCAGGCTTCCTGCCCTGGAATCTCACGAAGCCCGGAGCGTTTCTCGGCGATGTCGGCAGCTACCTCCTCGGCGGCGCCGTCGCGGTCACCAGCTTCGCGGCGTTTGTCGCGGGCGTGCCGGTGCTCGCCGCCATTGGCCCCACGATCATCTACTTCGGTGACGTCGGCACGACGCTCGTGAAGCGCGTGCGTGCCGGCCACCAGTGGGATGAGCCGCACAAGGAGCACGCCTACCAGCGGCTTCAGCAGCTCGGCATGTCACACCTCGCGGCCTCGAGCATCAACGCGGCGTTCACGCTCGCCGCGTCGCTGCTCGGGCTGGCATCGATCTTCGTCGCCCCGGTCTGGTGGCTCGCGCTGCTCGTTGGCGGCCTCGCGCTCGTGGTGCTGTACCAGCTCCTGCCGCGCCTCCTTGCACAGAAGTTCGCCGCGTAG
- a CDS encoding nucleoside-diphosphate sugar epimerase/dehydratase, which produces MAWALGIIIALVLRFDFAFTRIHWGWTLAVIGVAAALQLLFGWVFWVYRSRYQVGSFDEVRAVVFNVTAVTAVTWVFAFLVGYGNGIPRSTLVIAAPITFSVMGVARYIIRILKERNLKPEQAERVLLYGSGYLGVQTAKRLLTDAKSEYLPVGFLDDDPDKRNQEVRGVKVLGGIQDLAPAVRSTGATAILVCIGDADAGMLRRLDEDADKLGVNVMVLPPLNQLLDNSASISNVRELSIEDIIGRHPVRLSTESIADYLQGKRVLVTGAGGSIGSELCRQLVNFAPRELIMLDRDETALQEVQISIAGHGLLDTNDVVLADIRDAEAVREIFQERQPEVVFHAAALKHLPMLEQYPDEAWKTNVVGTLNVLNAARSVNVGTFVNISTDKAANPTSVLGHSKRVAEKLTGWMAEQTGGRYLSVRFGNVIGSRGSMLPTFRNLIEKGGPITVTHPEATRFFMTIPEASQLVIQAGGIGRPGEVLILDMGEPVRILDVAKRMIAQSGKDIDIVFTGLRHGEKLHEVLTGDGEGNERPFHPKISHAHIGVISPDILDHDGWVARLDLTNEAEGRVQ; this is translated from the coding sequence ATGGCCTGGGCGCTCGGCATCATCATCGCGCTCGTGCTCCGCTTCGACTTCGCGTTCACTCGTATCCACTGGGGCTGGACGCTCGCGGTCATCGGCGTCGCCGCGGCGCTGCAGCTGCTGTTCGGCTGGGTCTTCTGGGTGTATCGCAGCCGCTACCAGGTCGGGAGCTTCGACGAGGTCCGAGCGGTCGTGTTCAACGTCACGGCCGTGACCGCCGTCACGTGGGTGTTCGCGTTCCTCGTGGGCTACGGCAACGGCATTCCGCGAAGCACGCTCGTCATCGCAGCCCCGATCACGTTCTCGGTCATGGGCGTCGCGCGCTACATCATCCGGATCCTCAAGGAGCGCAACCTCAAGCCCGAGCAGGCCGAGCGCGTGCTGCTGTACGGCTCCGGCTATCTGGGGGTGCAGACCGCTAAGCGCCTCCTCACCGATGCGAAGTCAGAGTACCTCCCGGTTGGCTTTCTCGACGACGACCCCGACAAGCGAAACCAAGAGGTCCGCGGCGTCAAGGTGCTTGGCGGCATTCAGGATCTCGCGCCGGCGGTTCGCTCCACCGGTGCGACGGCGATCCTCGTCTGCATCGGGGACGCGGACGCCGGGATGCTGCGCAGGCTCGACGAGGACGCCGACAAGCTCGGTGTCAACGTGATGGTGCTGCCGCCGCTCAACCAGCTGCTCGACAATTCGGCGTCGATCTCGAACGTGCGCGAACTCTCGATTGAGGACATCATCGGCAGGCACCCGGTGCGACTGAGCACCGAGTCGATCGCCGACTACCTGCAGGGCAAGCGCGTGCTCGTCACGGGCGCGGGCGGATCGATCGGCTCGGAGCTCTGCCGGCAGCTCGTGAACTTCGCGCCGAGAGAGCTCATCATGCTTGACCGCGACGAGACGGCCCTGCAGGAGGTCCAGATCTCGATCGCGGGACACGGCCTGCTCGACACGAACGACGTGGTGCTCGCCGATATCCGTGATGCCGAGGCGGTCCGGGAGATCTTCCAGGAGCGCCAGCCCGAGGTCGTGTTCCATGCGGCGGCGCTGAAGCATCTCCCGATGCTCGAGCAGTACCCTGACGAGGCGTGGAAGACGAACGTCGTGGGCACCCTCAACGTGCTCAACGCGGCGCGCTCGGTGAACGTCGGCACCTTCGTGAACATCTCCACGGACAAGGCCGCGAACCCGACGAGCGTGCTTGGCCACTCGAAGCGTGTCGCCGAGAAGCTCACGGGGTGGATGGCCGAGCAGACCGGCGGCCGGTACCTGTCCGTGCGGTTCGGCAACGTCATCGGGAGCCGTGGGTCCATGCTCCCCACATTCCGTAACCTCATCGAGAAGGGCGGGCCCATCACGGTCACCCATCCCGAGGCAACGCGCTTCTTTATGACCATCCCCGAGGCTTCGCAGCTCGTGATTCAGGCTGGCGGCATCGGCCGCCCGGGTGAGGTGCTCATCCTCGACATGGGGGAGCCCGTCCGCATCCTCGACGTCGCGAAGCGCATGATTGCGCAGTCGGGCAAGGACATCGACATCGTGTTCACCGGGCTCCGCCACGGCGAGAAGCTGCACGAGGTGCTCACCGGTGACGGCGAGGGCAACGAGCGCCCCTTCCATCCGAAGATCTCGCACGCCCACATCGGCGTGATCAGCCCGGACATTCTCGACCACGACGGTTGGGTCGCCAGGCTCGACCTCACCAACGAGGCAGAGGGGCGCGTCCAGTGA
- the tuf gene encoding elongation factor Tu, translated as MAKAKFERTKPHVNIGTIGHVDHGKTTLTAAISKTLADKYPSDTNVQRDFATIDSAPEERQRGITINISHVEYETPKRHYAHVDAPGHADYIKNMITGAAQMDGAILVVAATDGMMAQTKEHILLAKQVGVPYLLVALNKCDQVDDEEILELVEMEVREELSKQGYPGDDVPVVRVSGYQALQGEEKWVNSVLELMEAVDNSVPDPVRDRDKPFLMPVEDVFTITGRGTVVTGRAERGTLKINSEIEIVGLRPTQKTTVTGIEMFHKQLDEAWAGENCGLLLRGTKREDVERGQVIVAPGSITPHTNFEGTAYILKKEEGGRHNPFETNYRPQFYFRTTDVTGVITLPEDKPMVMPGDTTDMTVELIQPIAMEEGLGFAIREGGRTVGAGTVTKVIA; from the coding sequence GTGGCGAAGGCCAAGTTCGAGCGGACCAAGCCGCACGTAAACATCGGAACGATCGGTCACGTTGACCACGGTAAGACCACCCTTACCGCAGCAATCTCGAAGACGCTCGCCGACAAGTACCCGTCGGACACGAACGTCCAGCGTGACTTCGCGACGATTGACTCCGCTCCCGAGGAGCGCCAGCGCGGCATTACCATCAACATCTCGCACGTTGAGTACGAGACCCCGAAGCGTCACTACGCTCACGTTGATGCACCCGGCCACGCTGACTACATCAAGAACATGATCACCGGTGCTGCTCAGATGGACGGCGCGATCCTCGTGGTTGCTGCTACTGACGGCATGATGGCTCAGACCAAGGAGCACATCCTCCTTGCGAAGCAGGTCGGCGTTCCCTACCTCCTCGTTGCGCTCAACAAGTGCGACCAGGTCGACGACGAGGAAATCCTCGAGCTCGTCGAGATGGAGGTCCGCGAGGAGCTCTCGAAGCAGGGTTACCCGGGAGACGACGTCCCCGTCGTCCGCGTTTCGGGCTACCAGGCACTCCAGGGCGAAGAGAAGTGGGTTAACTCCGTTCTCGAGCTCATGGAAGCTGTCGACAACAGCGTTCCGGACCCCGTACGTGACCGTGACAAGCCGTTCCTCATGCCTGTTGAGGACGTCTTCACGATCACCGGCCGTGGCACCGTTGTTACGGGTCGCGCCGAGCGTGGCACGCTGAAGATCAACTCGGAAATCGAGATCGTTGGCCTGCGTCCCACGCAGAAGACCACCGTGACCGGTATCGAGATGTTCCACAAGCAGCTCGACGAGGCATGGGCCGGCGAGAACTGTGGCCTCCTGCTTCGCGGCACCAAGCGCGAGGACGTTGAGCGCGGCCAGGTTATCGTTGCCCCCGGCTCGATCACCCCGCACACCAACTTCGAGGGCACTGCCTACATCCTCAAGAAGGAAGAGGGCGGCCGCCACAACCCGTTCGAGACGAACTACCGTCCGCAGTTCTACTTCCGTACGACTGACGTGACCGGTGTTATCACGCTGCCCGAGGACAAGCCGATGGTTATGCCCGGCGACACCACCGACATGACGGTCGAGCTCATCCAGCCGATCGCTATGGAAGAGGGCCTCGGCTTCGCTATCCGTGAGGGTGGCCGCACCGTTGGCGCCGGCACCGTGACCAAGGTTATTGCCTAA
- the fusA gene encoding elongation factor G, which produces MAQDVLTDLSKVRNIGIMAHIDAGKTTTTERILFYTGVNHKLGETHDGGATTDWMEQEKERGITITSAAVTCFWNNNQINIIDTPGHVDFTVEVERSLRVLDGAVAVFDGKEGVEPQSETVWRQADKYGVPRICFVNKMDKMGADFYFTVDTIVNRLGAKPLVMQLPIGSESDFIGVVDLLSMKAFVWEGDSKGDVTLGANYETQEIPADLVEKAKEYREKLVETVAETDDALLEKFFGGEEISVDEIKAGIRKLVVNNEIYPVYCGSAFKNRGIQPMLDAVVDFLPNPLDVGAIEAHDPRDESIVIERLPKADQPFSALAFKVAVHPFFGRLTYVRVYSGRIESGAQVINSTKGKKERIGKIFQMHANKENPVDDLMAGNIYAVIGLKDTTTGDTLSDPNNQVVLESMTFPEPVIEVAIEPKTKGDQEKLGTAIQKLAEEDPTFRVSLNAETGQTVIAGMGELHLDILVDRMKREFKVEANVGKPQVAYRETIRKAVPKYDYTHKKQTGGSGQFAKVQISLAPLEVESDKVYEFEDKVTGGRVPREYIPSVDAGIQDAMQYGILAGFPVVGIKAQLLDGQYHDVDSSEMAFKIAGSMAFKEAARMAQPVLLEPMMAVEVRTPEEYMGDVIGDLNSRRGQIQSMEDASGVKVVRALVPLSEMFGYIGDLRSKTSGRAVFSMTFDSYAEVPKAVADEIVQKAKGE; this is translated from the coding sequence GTGGCACAAGACGTGCTCACCGACCTGAGCAAGGTCCGTAACATCGGCATCATGGCCCACATCGATGCCGGCAAGACCACCACCACCGAGCGCATCCTGTTTTACACGGGTGTGAACCACAAGCTGGGCGAGACCCACGACGGTGGCGCAACGACTGACTGGATGGAGCAGGAGAAGGAGCGCGGCATCACGATCACGTCGGCCGCCGTGACCTGCTTCTGGAACAACAACCAGATCAACATCATCGACACCCCCGGCCACGTTGACTTCACCGTCGAGGTGGAGCGCTCGCTCCGCGTTCTCGACGGCGCTGTCGCTGTGTTCGACGGCAAGGAGGGCGTTGAGCCCCAGTCGGAGACCGTGTGGCGTCAGGCTGACAAGTACGGCGTTCCGCGCATCTGCTTCGTCAACAAGATGGACAAGATGGGCGCTGACTTCTACTTCACCGTAGACACCATCGTCAACCGTCTCGGCGCAAAGCCGCTCGTCATGCAGCTCCCGATCGGCTCGGAGTCTGACTTCATCGGCGTCGTCGACCTGCTGTCGATGAAGGCGTTCGTCTGGGAGGGCGACTCGAAGGGTGACGTTACCCTCGGGGCGAACTACGAGACCCAGGAGATCCCCGCGGACCTCGTCGAGAAGGCGAAGGAGTACCGCGAGAAGCTCGTCGAGACCGTCGCTGAGACCGACGATGCGCTCCTCGAGAAGTTCTTCGGTGGCGAAGAGATCAGCGTTGACGAGATCAAGGCTGGCATCCGCAAGCTCGTCGTCAACAACGAGATCTACCCGGTCTACTGTGGCTCGGCATTCAAGAACCGCGGCATCCAGCCGATGCTCGACGCGGTTGTTGACTTCCTCCCGAACCCGCTCGACGTCGGCGCTATCGAGGCGCACGACCCGCGCGACGAGTCGATCGTTATCGAGCGTCTCCCGAAGGCTGACCAGCCGTTCTCGGCTCTCGCGTTCAAGGTTGCAGTGCACCCGTTCTTCGGTCGCCTCACCTACGTCCGCGTGTACTCGGGCCGCATCGAGTCGGGCGCTCAGGTCATCAACTCGACCAAGGGCAAGAAGGAGCGCATCGGAAAGATCTTCCAGATGCACGCCAACAAGGAGAACCCCGTTGACGACCTCATGGCCGGCAACATCTACGCGGTTATCGGCCTGAAGGACACCACCACCGGTGACACCCTCTCGGATCCGAACAACCAGGTTGTTCTCGAGTCGATGACCTTCCCCGAGCCCGTCATCGAGGTTGCAATCGAGCCGAAGACCAAGGGCGACCAGGAGAAGCTGGGCACCGCGATCCAGAAGCTCGCCGAAGAGGACCCCACGTTCCGCGTGAGCCTCAACGCCGAGACCGGTCAGACCGTTATTGCCGGTATGGGCGAGCTCCACCTCGACATCCTTGTCGATCGCATGAAGCGCGAGTTCAAGGTTGAGGCGAACGTCGGTAAGCCGCAGGTCGCGTACCGCGAGACCATCCGCAAGGCTGTTCCGAAGTACGACTACACCCACAAGAAGCAGACCGGTGGTTCCGGTCAGTTCGCAAAGGTGCAGATCTCGCTCGCGCCGCTCGAGGTCGAGTCGGACAAGGTCTACGAGTTCGAGGACAAGGTGACCGGTGGTCGCGTTCCTCGCGAGTACATCCCGTCGGTCGACGCCGGTATTCAGGACGCCATGCAGTACGGCATCCTCGCTGGCTTCCCCGTCGTGGGCATCAAGGCGCAGCTGCTTGATGGCCAGTACCACGATGTTGACTCGTCTGAGATGGCGTTCAAGATCGCCGGCTCGATGGCCTTCAAGGAGGCCGCACGCATGGCTCAGCCCGTGCTGCTCGAGCCGATGATGGCCGTTGAGGTCCGTACTCCTGAGGAGTACATGGGCGACGTGATCGGCGACCTCAACTCCCGCCGTGGCCAGATCCAGTCGATGGAAGACGCGAGCGGCGTGAAGGTCGTTCGTGCGCTGGTCCCGCTTTCAGAAATGTTCGGGTACATTGGTGATCTCCGGTCGAAGACCAGCGGTCGTGCAGTGTTCTCGATGACCTTCGACTCCTATGCTGAGGTGCCGAAGGCCGTGGCCGATGAGATCGTTCAGAAGGCTAAGGGCGAGTAA
- the rpsG gene encoding 30S ribosomal protein S7, which translates to MPRKGPAPKRPVVADPVYGAPIVSQLVNKILVDGKKGLAERIVYNALEVVAEKSGQDAVVVLKKALDNVRPTLEVRSRRVGGSTYQVPVEVKPHRANTLALRWLTSYAKARRENSMTDRLTNEILDASNGLGAAVKRREDTHKMAESNRAFAHYRW; encoded by the coding sequence ATGCCCCGTAAAGGACCTGCTCCCAAGCGTCCCGTAGTTGCCGATCCGGTTTACGGCGCACCCATCGTCAGCCAGCTCGTGAACAAGATTCTTGTTGACGGCAAGAAGGGCCTCGCAGAGCGCATTGTGTACAACGCGCTCGAGGTCGTCGCTGAGAAGAGCGGCCAGGACGCCGTGGTCGTACTCAAGAAGGCGCTCGACAACGTGCGCCCCACCCTTGAGGTACGTTCGCGTCGTGTCGGTGGCTCGACCTACCAGGTGCCCGTTGAGGTCAAGCCGCACCGTGCGAACACCCTCGCACTGCGCTGGCTCACGAGCTACGCAAAGGCCCGTCGCGAGAACTCGATGACGGATCGCCTCACCAACGAGATTCTCGACGCCTCCAACGGCCTGGGTGCCGCTGTGAAGCGCCGCGAGGACACGCACAAGATGGCAGAGTCGAACCGCGCGTTCGCTCACTACCGCTGGTAG
- the rpsL gene encoding 30S ribosomal protein S12, whose amino-acid sequence MPTIQQLVRKGRTPKVTKTKAPALKANPQQRGVCTRVYTTTPKKPNSAMRKVARVKLSNGTEVTAYIPGEGHNLQEHSMVLVRGGRVKDLPGVRYKIVRGALDTQAVKDRKQARSRYGAKKVK is encoded by the coding sequence GTGCCTACTATTCAGCAGCTGGTTCGCAAGGGGCGGACGCCGAAGGTCACCAAGACCAAGGCTCCCGCACTGAAGGCGAACCCTCAGCAGCGCGGTGTGTGCACCCGTGTGTACACCACCACACCCAAGAAGCCGAACTCGGCGATGCGTAAGGTCGCTCGTGTGAAGCTCTCGAACGGTACCGAGGTTACGGCCTACATCCCCGGTGAGGGCCACAACCTGCAGGAGCACTCGATGGTGCTCGTGCGCGGTGGTCGTGTGAAGGACCTCCCCGGTGTTCGTTACAAGATCGTGCGCGGCGCACTCGACACGCAGGCGGTCAAGGACCGCAAGCAAGCTCGTAGCCGCTACGGTGCAAAGAAGGTGAAGTAA
- a CDS encoding spermidine/putrescine ABC transporter substrate-binding protein codes for MIDERVDSAVDAWLEWVPRWEPAGYRARSRICRRCTGSPVLVASGIPDGTPHQVKHALVSRVQRIIDRVVDEYTAEHLPVLHAELSGADMWRVGGYDPAAGLDPEYDGLDPDPEPTEEGQPFLFTLAGLAAEVQPEPPLPRPPLSAEEKEQLRREIHLADVRATDAGNDVCFALMGHRPRIAAAIDRFVEPQVQAMLDDLSRHLEPPA; via the coding sequence ATGATTGATGAGCGCGTAGACAGTGCGGTTGACGCGTGGCTCGAGTGGGTGCCGAGGTGGGAACCCGCCGGGTATCGGGCGCGCAGCCGGATCTGCCGTCGCTGCACGGGCTCTCCGGTGCTTGTCGCCTCGGGCATTCCAGACGGAACGCCGCACCAGGTGAAGCATGCGCTCGTGTCTCGCGTGCAGCGGATCATCGACCGCGTCGTCGACGAGTACACGGCTGAGCACCTGCCCGTACTCCACGCTGAGCTGAGCGGCGCCGACATGTGGCGCGTGGGCGGGTACGATCCCGCGGCGGGCCTCGACCCGGAGTATGACGGTCTTGACCCCGATCCGGAGCCGACGGAGGAGGGCCAGCCATTCCTGTTCACGCTCGCCGGTCTCGCCGCAGAGGTCCAGCCCGAGCCACCGCTGCCACGGCCCCCGCTGAGCGCGGAGGAGAAGGAGCAGCTGCGCCGGGAGATTCACCTCGCCGACGTGCGCGCCACCGATGCGGGCAACGACGTGTGCTTCGCGCTCATGGGGCACCGGCCGCGAATTGCCGCCGCGATTGACAGGTTCGTCGAGCCCCAGGTGCAGGCGATGCTCGACGATCTGTCGCGCCACCTCGAACCGCCGGCGTAG